One window from the genome of Deltaproteobacteria bacterium encodes:
- a CDS encoding FtsX-like permease family protein: MNAAASLRTALRALRKNKLRSLLAMLGIVIAVAAVMATVSIGQGAQAKVAEQMESLGANLLMVLPGSIAMHGVATGSGATQNLTRDDATAIERDLTASVASVAPINRTGAQVVYGDQNWFTQVQGTTAAYLQVRAWPLVQGEAFGREEDASAAKVCVLGQTVVNKLFVPGAPVLGEQIRVKHVPCKVVGILAVKGQSFGGSDQDDVILMPWSTVVRRLIGSQSDAVGQMMISARSSSAVSDAEREITALLRQRHRLSDQAEPDFQIRNLAEMQDAAKQSTETIATLLEAVAAISLIVGGIGIANVMLVSVTERTREIGIRMAVGGRGRDILFQFLTEAVVLATVGGVIGLTLGIGVSKWMAARGNWPTLLSPPVMLGTMLAAGLAGVVAGFYPALRASRLDPIEALRFE; encoded by the coding sequence ATGAACGCGGCCGCCTCGCTCCGGACCGCCCTTCGCGCGTTGAGGAAGAACAAGCTGAGATCGCTCCTGGCGATGCTCGGCATCGTCATCGCGGTTGCCGCCGTGATGGCCACCGTCTCCATCGGGCAGGGAGCGCAAGCCAAGGTGGCCGAGCAGATGGAAAGCCTCGGAGCAAATCTCCTGATGGTGCTGCCCGGCTCGATCGCCATGCACGGCGTCGCCACCGGATCGGGCGCGACGCAGAACCTCACCCGCGATGACGCGACCGCAATCGAGCGCGACCTGACGGCCTCCGTCGCGTCCGTCGCTCCCATCAACCGGACCGGGGCGCAGGTCGTGTACGGCGACCAGAACTGGTTCACGCAGGTGCAGGGCACCACCGCGGCCTACCTCCAGGTGCGCGCCTGGCCGCTTGTGCAAGGGGAGGCGTTCGGCCGCGAAGAGGACGCCTCGGCGGCGAAGGTCTGCGTCCTCGGTCAGACGGTGGTCAACAAGCTGTTCGTGCCCGGAGCGCCGGTATTGGGCGAGCAGATCCGGGTCAAGCACGTTCCCTGCAAGGTGGTGGGCATCCTCGCGGTCAAGGGCCAGAGCTTCGGCGGTTCGGACCAGGACGACGTCATCCTCATGCCCTGGTCCACCGTGGTGCGCCGCCTGATCGGCTCGCAGTCGGACGCCGTCGGTCAGATGATGATCTCGGCGCGATCGTCGTCGGCCGTCAGCGACGCCGAGCGCGAGATCACCGCGCTGCTCCGCCAGCGGCACCGCCTCTCCGACCAGGCGGAGCCCGATTTCCAGATCCGCAACCTGGCGGAGATGCAGGACGCGGCGAAGCAGAGCACCGAGACCATCGCCACGCTGCTCGAGGCGGTGGCCGCGATCTCGCTGATCGTCGGCGGCATTGGCATCGCCAACGTGATGCTCGTCTCCGTCACCGAGCGCACGCGCGAGATCGGCATTCGCATGGCCGTTGGCGGTCGGGGCCGCGACATCCTCTTCCAGTTCCTCACCGAGGCGGTGGTGCTGGCGACGGTCGGCGGCGTGATCGGGCTGACGCTGGGGATCGGCGTCTCTAAATGGATGGCGGCGCGGGGAAACTGGCCCACCCTGCTCTCGCCACCCGTGATGCTCGGAACCATGCTCGCCGCGGGCCTCGCCGGAGTGGTGGCGGGGTTCTACCCGGCGCTGCGGGCCTCGCGGCTCGATCCCATCGAGGCCCTGCGCTTCGAGTAG